The DNA segment GCCAATATTGAGCATATCCTTCCGTGGTGCACCACACTGCCACAGGTTCTTGAGGAAGTCTTGTCTTTATGGACCCAAATTAAGTTTGCACGTACATTACAGCAAAACGACCATATTTGAGTATGGGGGCAGTTCATTCCCCACTAATACTACAACTTTGCAGTCATGACAAACTATACTTAAGTATGTTTAGCTTTGTGGTGTAGGAGTAGGCTTACCCTGCTTCGAAGGTAGTCTGCAAGGTTCTTTCTTGTGAAGTTTGCTGCTGCTGTGGGGCTGAGTTCATAGCCTGCAAAACAAtttagatgtaaaaaaaaatgtgtgataaGGTATGGCTGTTTTCTGATTTGATAAAACACTGTGGTGGTTAAATATGTCGacacgaaaaaaaaacagtaaatgaTGGTGGTATACAAGTTAGCTATAACAACAAACAACCTGCTTACCGTTTCTCATTTTGTAGAGCTGAACGTTCTTCTGAATGTACTCTGCAAACTGCACGGTGTCTCCTGACTCGCCCACACACAGTAGCAAAATCTTCTCACTGAGTTTGAACATCTTGTCGTAGTCTGAAAACGTCAAAGTATGGAGTTGTAGTAAGTGAGCGCTTAGCTATCATAAAGGGCAAAGGCAAACAAGCAATGACTTTCACTTTCGCTAACATTTCACGACAACGCGATGGTTATTACATACAGTTACACGAACAGTGATTTTATTATATGAAAAACGATGACAAGACAATaagtaaagagaaaaaaatctaaacatgTTTTCCATTCATAAGAGAGTGGTGTTTAGCTCAGCTTAGCATAGCTAGCTAGAAACATTCATCATGGAAAATATTTCATAGGAAACCTAACCCAGCATTGAATCTTATAATTATGTAACATTCACTTAAGGTATTCGGTAATGTACTGTTGACTTAATTTTAGTTAAACGCTCTAATATCTTCTTAAAACAGCAATGCTTGTCGGCTAACGTCAAGCTAGCACATTGTCACTCACCATGTTTCATCTGAATGATGCTGTTGGCTGCGACGTTATCGGCAGCGACGAGAACAAAATCCGGTCCCTGTATGCCAATTAAATATTCCATCCTGCATAAAAAGTGCTAATTCGATAGCGAATACTAATTATACAAACGGCTCGCTTCTTCGTCGCTTGTTCAGATTACACAGCAAAAGTTGCATTCAGCGGCGTCTGCTGTACACGTCACCGGAAACAGTATGACGTTTTTCGTGTGCGACTCGGGCGGGCAATTTGAGCGGCCTTTTCCTGTTGACTGTGGGCGATACTGTTGTTGCTGTGGACAGAATATCAACAGAAGCGACGCGTTTACACTTGATATATATTTTGGGATCCCGTTTGAGGTCGGCATGAAGGGACGAACACCTCCCAGCCTAAACGGCTCTTTGCAGCGAAGACGCTCCCCACGGTTGACGTCTCCTTTGGTAAATGCTAACAGCAATATGGCGCCGGCTAACAGCATTGCTGTTAAGCGTTCCATTGTTGTTAAGAAGATAGTGCCGAGGAAAACAGCTGCTCCGTCTGAGCACGACAAAGAAAACACACCAAGACGGCCAAACGTTTCCACCCCGGGTCTTGTCCCGGAGTGCGGGCGGTCCTCCGGTGCTAAGAAGCTGCCCGCCATGCCATCACCAATCCTCCCTCCGTCATCACCGAAGAAGCCGACTGCGGATCCGCAAGATTCGGTGTGGTGCCAGAAAGTCCGCCGCTCCTACTCCAGGCTCAGCGACAAATCCTTCAACAGCCCCGAAGCCCGAGAGACTCTATTCGGCTTTGAAAAGCTGCAGACCCCGGAAGTTGGACGGAGTGTCGGCCGAACTAGGACGGGCATTGAGGTGTCCAGCTGCTCCCTCACGTCTATGCTGGACGCCGAGTACTGTGGCTCTGCGTTCTCCGAGCCGGACGCCAACATCCCCGGTGTGGCTGTGGTGAAGGAGAAGAGGACCCGGAGGAAGATCCAACAAATAGGTGTCACGGAGCTGGACGAGCTCGCTGCCAAGATGAACGCAGAGTTTGAGGAGGCTGAGGGGTTTGAGCTGGTGGTGGAGTAAATAACGTGGAGACTGAGGAACATTGAACTGATGGACTCTATCATACCTTCACATTGTATTGGA comes from the Doryrhamphus excisus isolate RoL2022-K1 chromosome 14, RoL_Dexc_1.0, whole genome shotgun sequence genome and includes:
- the cdca5 gene encoding sororin — protein: MTFFVCDSGGQFERPFPVDCGRYCCCCGQNINRSDAFTLDIYFGIPFEVGMKGRTPPSLNGSLQRRRSPRLTSPLVNANSNMAPANSIAVKRSIVVKKIVPRKTAAPSEHDKENTPRRPNVSTPGLVPECGRSSGAKKLPAMPSPILPPSSPKKPTADPQDSVWCQKVRRSYSRLSDKSFNSPEARETLFGFEKLQTPEVGRSVGRTRTGIEVSSCSLTSMLDAEYCGSAFSEPDANIPGVAVVKEKRTRRKIQQIGVTELDELAAKMNAEFEEAEGFELVVE